The following coding sequences lie in one Anoplolepis gracilipes chromosome 4, ASM4749672v1, whole genome shotgun sequence genomic window:
- the Cpb gene encoding F-actin-capping protein subunit beta, whose protein sequence is MTEQQMDCALDLMRRLPPQQIEKNLSDLIDLVPSLCEDLLSSVDQPLKIAKDKESGKDYLLCDYNRDGDSYRSPWSNTYDPPLEDGSMPSERLRKLEIDANHAFDQYRELYFEGGVSSVYLWDLDHGFAAVILIKKAGDGSKKIKGCWDSIHVVEVQEKSTGRTAHYKLTSTAMLWLQTNKHGSGTMNLGGSLTRQVEQDAQISETSPHIANIGRMVEDMENKIRNTLNEIYFGKTKDIVNGLRSVQSLADQRQQAALRQDLAAALQRRNANN, encoded by the exons ATG ACGGAACAGCAAATGGATTGTGCGTTAGACCTGATGCGGAGACTGCCACCGCAGCAAATTGAGAAGAACCTTAGTGACCTAATCGATTTGGTTCCTTCATTATGCGAGGATCTATTGTCTTCGGTGGATCAACCATTGAAAATTGCCAAGGACAAGGAGTCTGGCAAGGACTATCTTTTGTGTGACTACAACAGAGATGGAGATTCATACAG ATCTCCCTGGAGCAACACTTACGATCCGCCACTAGAGGATGGTTCGATGCCTTCTGAACGACTGAGAAAACTGGAAATAGATGCCAATCATGCTTTCGATCAATATCGAGAGCTCTATTTCGAAGGCGGGGTCTCCTCGGTGTACTTGTGGGATTTGGATCACGGTTTTGCAGCAGTGATTCTTATCAAGAAAGCTGGTGACGGTTCCAAGAAGATTAAAGGCTGTTGGGACTCGATACATGTGGTGGAAGTGCAGGAGAAATCAACTGGTCGCACTGCTCATTATAAACTCACATCGACAGCCATGCTGTGGTTGCAGACCAACAAGCATGGTTCTGGTACAATGAATTTGGGTGGCAGTCTGACACGTCAG GTAGAACAAGATGCTCAGATCAGCGAGACGTCCCCTCATATCGCAAATATCGGCAGAATGGTGGAAGATATGGAGAACAAGATCCGTAACACGCTTAACGAGATCTACTTTGGTAAAACAAAAGATATCGTGAACGGGCTGCGATCGGTACAATCTTTGGCTGATCAAAGACAACAGGCTGCGCTCAGGCAAGATCTTGCAGCAGCGCTACAGAGGCGAAACGCCAATAATTGA